A region from the Flavobacterium enshiense genome encodes:
- a CDS encoding RNA polymerase sigma factor: MTANVVLPDAVLVKNYVGGDENALATLIERHQSKIYGFIYSKVMDRDVTEDIFQDTFIKVIKTLKTKNYNEEGKFLPWVMRISHNLIVDYFRKTKKMPFNRDTEEFSVFSLMTDNSPNIESKIITEQVEVDLQRLISELPDDQREVLVMRIYDDLSFKEIADLTGVSINTALGRMRYALMNLRKVIEKNQIILTN, encoded by the coding sequence ATGACGGCCAATGTTGTACTTCCGGACGCAGTCCTCGTAAAAAATTATGTAGGCGGAGATGAAAATGCTTTAGCTACATTAATTGAGAGACACCAATCAAAAATTTACGGATTTATCTATTCTAAGGTAATGGACAGAGATGTTACCGAAGATATTTTCCAGGACACTTTTATTAAGGTCATCAAGACTTTAAAGACAAAAAACTACAATGAAGAAGGTAAGTTTTTACCGTGGGTGATGCGTATTTCCCACAATCTGATCGTGGATTATTTCAGAAAGACAAAGAAAATGCCTTTCAATAGAGATACAGAGGAGTTTTCAGTTTTCTCTCTTATGACAGACAACAGTCCGAATATTGAAAGCAAAATAATCACGGAGCAGGTTGAGGTTGATTTACAGCGTTTAATCAGTGAATTACCAGACGATCAGCGTGAAGTTTTGGTAATGCGTATTTATGACGATTTAAGTTTTAAGGAAATAGCAGATTTGACTGGGGTAAGTATTAATACTGCCTTAGGAAGAATGCGTTATGCCTTAATGAACTTGAGAAAAGTGATTGAGAAAAATCAAATAATTTTAACCAATTAA
- a CDS encoding endonuclease III domain-containing protein, with protein sequence MTKEEKVAFVIETLNEIYPEIPIPLDHKDPYTLLIAVLLSAQCTDVRVNQITPLLFAKADNPYDMVKLSVEEIKEIIKPCGLSPMKSKGIYGLSQILIEKHNGEVPQSFEDLEALPAVGHKTASVVMSQAFGVPAFPVDTHIHRLMYRWNLTNGKNVQQTEKDAKRIFPRELWNDLHLQIIWYGREYSPARGWNLEKDIITKSIGRKSVLDEYYKNK encoded by the coding sequence ATGACTAAAGAAGAAAAGGTAGCCTTCGTTATAGAAACATTAAACGAAATTTATCCTGAAATCCCTATTCCTCTTGACCATAAAGACCCTTATACACTGCTTATTGCTGTTTTACTTTCGGCACAATGCACCGATGTTCGGGTAAACCAAATTACGCCTCTTTTATTTGCAAAAGCAGACAATCCTTATGACATGGTTAAACTTTCGGTGGAAGAAATTAAGGAAATCATTAAACCTTGCGGACTTTCGCCAATGAAATCAAAAGGAATCTATGGCTTGTCGCAAATATTGATCGAAAAGCACAATGGAGAAGTTCCGCAGAGTTTTGAAGACCTGGAAGCTTTACCGGCGGTCGGACACAAAACGGCAAGCGTGGTGATGAGCCAGGCTTTCGGCGTACCTGCTTTTCCGGTCGACACACATATCCACCGATTGATGTACCGCTGGAATCTGACCAATGGTAAAAATGTACAGCAAACGGAAAAAGATGCTAAACGCATTTTCCCACGTGAACTGTGGAACGATCTACATCTTCAGATTATTTGGTACGGAAGGGAATATTCACCGGCACGCGGTTGGAACTTAGAAAAAGACATCATCACTAAAAGCATCGGCAGAAAATCGGTCCTGGACGAATACTACAAGAATAAATAA